A genomic window from Gossypium hirsutum isolate 1008001.06 chromosome D10, Gossypium_hirsutum_v2.1, whole genome shotgun sequence includes:
- the LOC107930700 gene encoding ankyrin repeat-containing protein BDA1, which produces MDENLRKAARTGKVNELYRVILRNGNVLRRVDEVEFIDTPLHIAAEEGCIEFAMEMMNLKPSFSRKLNHQGLSPLHIAVRKGHKEMALRFLEIDKQLIRVRGKKASPDCIQDVTIENRTALHIAIQNNRLDVLQLLIRTLKRKDYYWEVVNWKDKDGSTALHIAATHDQPQMLKLLLDCKADKHATNQVGWTALVIAQRHNNRENIAILQGSFIPVVSNFKRKLEKHVVKYVTKASLLIFQNMDNISADDRNALLVILGLLLTATYQATLSPPGGVWQGENTSKSKGSFDKWAALMTLVEAVACTATENQQQQADQRPAATNCIS; this is translated from the exons ATGGATGAAAATTTAAGAAAGGCCGCTCGTACTGGAAAGGTTAACGAATTGTATAGAGTAATTCTAAGAAATGGAAATGTTTTGAGGCGTGTTGATGAGGTGGAGTTTATTGACACTCCATTACATATAGCTGCAGAAGAAGGGTGCATCGAGTTTGCAATGGAGATGATGAACTTAAAGCCATCATTTTCTCGAAAGCTGAACCACCAAGGTTTGAGCCCACTTCACATTGCGGTTAGAAAAGGGCATAAAGAGATGGCACTCCGCTTCTTGGAGATTGATAAACAACTTATTCGCGTCAGAGGAAAGAAAG CTTCTCCTGATTGTATCCAAGATGTTACGATTGAGAATCGCACTGCTTTGCATATTGCAATCCAAAACAATAGACTGGACGTCCTCCAACTCCTAATTCGAACGCTCAAGAGGAAAGACTATTATTGGGAAGTGGTGAACTGGAAAGACAAAGATGGCAGCACTGCACTTCACATAGCCGCTACCCATGATCAACCCCAG ATGCTTAAACTACTATTAGATTGCAAGGCTGATAAGCATGCTACCAATCAAGTTGGTTGGACCGCACTGGTCATTGCACAACGACATAATAACAGAGAAAACATTGCTATTCTGCAAGGCTCCTTTATTCCAGTAGTTTCAAACTTTAAACGTAAGTTGGAGAAACATGTTGTCAAGTATGTGACAAAAGCATCACTGCTAATATTTCAAAATATGGACAATATATCAGCCGATGACCGCAATGCCTTGCTAGTCATTTTAGGACTGCTTCTAACTGCAACCTACCAAGCCACTCTAAGCCCACCTGGTGGTGTTTGGCAAGGTGAAAATACCTCAAAGTCCAAAGGATCATTTGACAAATGG GCTGCACTAATGACACTTGTTGAAGCCGTGGCCTGCACTGCAACAGAGAACCAACAGCAGCAAGCTGATCAAAGACCAGCAGCAACAAATTGTATAAGTTGA